AGAGTTTCTATCATGGAAGCATCAAACACATACCTCTTTGTTATTATATTCTCCTTTATGATACCGAAACCAGAAGCATATCCGGATAAGTCCTTTGGTGGGAAGAGTGTAGCCGCTTCAAACTGCGGAGACTCAATGTCATCATCTCCAAATGTAGTAGCTGCCCAAATCTTGAGGAACACGAAGAATGATAACGCGTCTGCAATCTTATGCGACATGCAAGCTCCAATACCAATTGCACCGCACTCAAACACGTTGAGTTGGACTCCGAATGTTATATCAGTGAGAGCATCGAGTTCAAAAGGGACTAACTTGTTGAGTTCACCGGGAATTGGATTGTTGATAACATCAGAGAGTTTGCACTTCACTTGTGTTTTCACGTAAGGAATCCCTCCATCGTTGCAATGTATGAAACGGTTCTCTTTGAAGCGTCCAGCTAGTGGATAGTATTTGGTTAAGACCTCTGAGAGAGAGTTCTTAAGGCGGTTGGATATGTCATCGATGTTGAATTCGATGTCAGAATGATCTGGTGCAAAGAAGAGGACCATAGGATTATAGACTGGAGGAGATAGTTGATCATTGAAGGAGAGTTTGTAATGGGTAAGGTGGTCAGGTGTTGGAGAAGAAGGCTTAATTATCTCTTTAGAGATTACTTCAATGCTCAATGTTGCCATAATGAAAACCAATTCAAACAACTAGGCTGCTTATTCTAATTGTTTGattgtgtgtatgtgtgcaATTTTTTGTTCAGTAACTGTGGATTTAAATAGAGCTTGCAGGTGGGGTAGTGGGTccaataaaatgaaaacaaaaatgaaattaaacaaAGCATTACCTCACACTTCCAGCTCATAGAGTATTAATTgaagttatcaattttttttttttttggtgctaaaTTGCAAATTATTCTCGTAATTTAAGTTTggaagtttttgaattttaaatcttgaagtttcaaaatttagattttatcctCTAAAGTTTTATTCCATTGCATTAGGAGCTTCTTCatctatatttttcattaagtaTTACATAAGTTTGACATGCATGTTTATTATGTAATATccttttaattatataattatttcaatatttttaagcaaaaaaaatgatatggtattattttattggacaaaCTAAATACATGTAGTAAATTTATGTGacacttaacaaaaaatttgaacagAAAAACTGCTGATGTAAACAAATTTGAACTTCAAAAGTCGagatctaaattttgaaacttatatAAAACTGCAAAATTCAAACACCCCTAAAAATTTAGGGGTATAGTTTGCaatttagcttttttatttttttattttttacagagAATAATCATACGATTGACTCAAGTTTATTGCAAGACTTTTCTTAATCATTTGCTAGctgtttcaatcatttttctcGGTTGTTACTTTTTACTTGCAAATGGATCAAATTAAGAATTTAACAAGACCATTGATATGACTTTTAATGGCCCTCCTTAATACACGTACTAGATTACAGTATTTCAGATTGCATCTCATTCATTAGGGGTTGGGTGCATGTTTCACTCATCGATTTTTGTTGTAGCCCATATCTTTGGTTTTAGGAAAACTGTCCTATTCCAACTGTCCTATAATTTAAACTTTACACTATAATAGACATATAATAGAAGCGCGACATCGACCACAATGTATTATAATCTCAAGGTcaagttgaatatatatatataagcacgACATCGACCACacattgaatatatatatatatatatagagagagagagagagagagagagagagagagagagagagatacgtCATACGTGTTAAGTCTTATGTCAAACGTGTGGACTATATCAatcattataattaattaaaatagataaaatatagTTAATCCAACTACCAGTTGTTAAAAACAATTGCATATGCATCAGGGGAGGTTTTATGTAGTGAAAGCCCGGTGTGAGACTAGATTAATATagctcttaaaataaattattacaataacttaaagttttttttttagagaacaacaataatttaaagtaaacaatgaatttattttaattttttcgaaGCTTTGATAACGAAGTTTCACTTGTAAAAACTATAGTAATAATATCAATATACTTAGTGTGTTATACCGCGAAAGTAGGTATATTATAATGTTTAATACTTACATTAATTCACCTAATGTGGAAGCTTAAGGGCTCGTTTGGTACATATATTTAAACacctgtttttattttttaaataacattacacgtattttcacacgcTTTTTCGcccacacatatttccaaaaaatacaaacaacgttgtTAGAATAACATTACCAAATGAGCCCTAATAATGTTTAATACTTTGAGTAATTTGAGTCACCTAAAGTAATACTcaacttttataattaaattcaataaaaaaaaaacttttataattaaaaaatataagacCACGGTTATGGTTAATGACTACAATAATTTAGAACAATCAAtgaaacttcttttaaaaaaatttagaaacatttGGCAGCAGAATTTTagatacaattatatttttaattttcttaaaattttatcaattgaatATCATTTAAAGTAAATTATGTTAacaattttaatatatgtatattgtGTCACAAGGCCAAAAGATAATTaacaaaaaagcaaataaagaaaatatttaataatataaatgaaatttttattaaaataaattataaaaaaaaaaaaaatttactttatgTTACCTGATGAAACTATATGAAGTAAGATCGAGTTTTGTTGTTCAAATAATAGCTAGTGATATTGACACCCTTTATGCTGCTTGAATCCTGATGTTTATTGTTCAATCCACACTATCTACCTtctatctattaaaaaaagaagaaggtaagattgaatttttgttaaaagAATCTATAATATATCATTATAATCATTCAAAAtaaactagcctcatcacacacaCTCCGCTCatgtgatgatgttttttttaattattattttgagtttaatgtaatttttcaatttgaatttgtcTATTGTTAGTGAGGTTACGCATGAATGagtttttaagaaattaaaatttaggatttgaaaatAAGTAAATTGCTAGGTTTTAgtgtgtgctaatttttaggaaaaaatgtattaaacGTGCGTGAGATATATTCAAATAGAGgatgtgctaatttttagggaaaaaaatttatctggtagtttttttttttttttttttttggttgaattttgttgaattaaaatttaatcatttttatttttattttttaagaataagaattatctaattagattaggagtatttttgacatttttttgaaaccataactaactttttgaatcttcttaatatatatatagagataataaaacatattttaaaattttgtaccaCTTTAGTCATTGAGTTTTAGTTCTACTGTATttcattataatattattttaattcattaaTGAAAGTACCTTTAGTAATTGAGTTTTAGTTCTAATGTGTttcattataatattattttgtttcattaatGAAAGTACCTTGTATGATGTGTAACACTTACATTAAGTGTTTGTAAAAACTTCATTTTActataattaaaacaaaaaaaaaaataataatggtagttaaataaagtaatttaaagATGCCAGTGAAACttctttcaaaatattaaaaagatcTGGCAATAGAATTTTAACTAAAGCTGTATTTTTAAActtctttcaaaattaaaaaaaaaaaatctgacatACACCATACACGCATGTTTGTTTTTAACTGAAATTGGGGGTTGAAGTTACGACTTCAGTTAAAAACAAGTGTGCTCATTGCTCAAACTTtaataatagagttttacttaaGATAAACTATGTTAATGTGCTTCTAATACAACGCAGGAGAAAAAATATGTCGTATGACATGTAACATAGACTTTAAACACATGGAGTAATTAAGCATGGCGTGTAATAtctgaaaaatgaataaaagtattatgaaaatagtAGAGGACATTTACTTGGTACAATCATAGTTTGTAAGATATAATTTTTGCACTTTAATCTCTAACTATATCCCGTAGTCactcttaataaaaataaaatttggtccTCTCAAAGAATTTTAAATTCTTGTTATATCTTTATTAAATGATAATGATCTATAATATCACATTTAGGATTAAATGATAATGATCTATAATATCACacttaagattaaaaaaaaaaaacatttatagaTCATACCAAAGAGAATTAAATGATAATGATCTATAATATCACATTTAGGATTCCTAAtgattaataaaacaaaattattggaAAGATAGATGTTTCAATTCTTGGGAGTTGAGCTGTCTTCCTTGATACAAAAAACTGAGTGCGTGCTAGTTTCGTGAAAGCCATGTTCTAAACTGATGTTTGATCGGCCAACTATATTTGATATGGGATCTTTTAAACATCATTGATTCCTTAAaacaaacttcaaaaaaaaaaaaaaaaaaaaatgctatctCGCTCTCGTTGATTATGTCTGCCATTATGTTCCaggtgaaaaaaaataagatcatAATaagataacataaaataaaaagcttccTCACACTTCCAGCCCAAGCGATTTCCTTACCAGGTGATGGACCTAGCACATAATAGGtacaagtgaaaaaaattaaatcataatAAGATGTGATGAAATAAAGATTATATTAAGGATAGAATGGAGTTGGACTTTGTTTTTGTCTATACCATTTTCAGCATTGATTAACCCCTTGGAGTTTAATCCTTTATGGATTTATCAATGagtattgttattattaattttttttatacaagatgaaaattttactttagcttaatctaagtatatatgtgtgtgaaactccctcttagATACTTAAATCCTGACCCTTGCTTTTCACATCCTATAAGCACTTAATACTTATAGAGTGATCATTGTGTTAAGGGTGTGTGGTAGTATCAACGAGTATTATTGGACATATATATCAGTTAAATATGGTGCTTGATCCAAGCAATAATGGTATTAATTGTTATTTGCTTTGATTCATTGCTGTTAATATGATCAGTGAATTGGTTGAAAGGTATGGAAAGATAGGGATTCGAACCCTCGGTAAACAAAAGCCTATGTAGCAGTTCCAATGCTATGCCTTCAACCACTCAGCCATCTTTCCTACATAATGATTATGGCCCCAAAATCGAGTGAATAGTGAGTCATTTCATAGCATAATGAATAATGAAAAAGATTCAGTTTTTATCTTGGGTTTTGACCATGAGGAAGAGAGGATCAATGAGTCTTAcccataaacataaacatatattaaTATTCGCCTAGCTTATGAACTGTGTTTTGGATTATGAGCTCCAAGTATTATCTAACGAGGTATAGGGTCATAGGTGGGAGGCATGGGTGCAGTTATCAATTTGttagcaatttttatttttgtatgatTATAGGCACAATTGGTGATGCAAATATGTTTGGCCGACAttgtgatatatatttttttatgatttatatttGCATCCATGTTTCCAAAACTAATGATGTAAGATTAGAGAAAGTTTTCGAGTTGTTTGAGCCATCAAAGTATCCACAGGAAGGTTCTCATAAAGAGAATGGTAGCAATATCAAATTAATCCCAATAGCTCATAATGCAGAGGAGGAGATGTCATTAAACTCACTCTCTCAACTTTGGAGTAAAATATTTCACCTACCATGTACTAAATATGtcaataaacatataaataacaATATTTGTTTAAGATTAATGCTATTTCCATACCAAATTTAATTCTTAACTTCCTCCCCTCTCATACGATAGATAAAAAATTAGGAGTAGAgttgagaaaaattaatttgcaaTCAAACctatggtttcaaaaaaaaaaaaaatgtggaataCATAAAGTTGAACATAgcaaaattagaaattgaaagaaTTCATTTAAACTATTGAAAGTCCATCAAACGAATGATCCAAAGCGACTAGTAGGGGAGAGTGCACCTTATCCCAATTACTTTCTCTCATAGTCAATTAAAATAGCACCCATATAGTCTACAATCTTTTCTCTAGTACGTTTGAGCTGACTTTAACTATTTACCTTATCCATTTCCACGAGAggaaaattgttaatttttgggACCACAAACTTGATCACTAAAGCCAAACAAACATAGTCAcgcaaaggggaaaaaatattttccaagctTCTATTTGCTTCATGATTGATAAGAAAGTTACAATCACAAGAAAATTTGCTCTCCATTTTACCACAGCAGCTATTGTTCCACCTAATCCTATATTTATGATTATAAATCTccacattttttaatttaattgatcTTACTATGATGTTCTATAATATAGGCATATAGTTTTTATGAAATCTTAAATTAATTCCCTTGCAGCTTCCTGGTAGGTACGCAGAGTGGATGTTTGGGTTTAGCATAATCCCATATGTAgtacaattaatttatataaagtaTTTCAAATAATCATCTTTTTTGAAACACATTAATGTAAGGAGCAGTGTAGTATCATTCTTTTGATTTAAAACTCTACCATAATGCATCTATACCGATATCTTTAAAGTTAAagaattttcctttcttttatgcAGTATGATTGGGTAGGAGCAGTATATCAAATTAATCATAGCAACTCATAATGCAAAGGAAGAGATGTCATTAAACCCGATCTTTCAACTTTGGAGTAAGATTTTCCACTTACTATATAAACAAgttaataaacatataaataacaatattttttttaggtaatCAATATTTTATACCAAAATTTGATTCTTAAAATTTTCCCCTTTCTCATATGATagacaaaaaattataaggtgtagatttaagaaaaattaatttcaaatcaaaCATATGTTTAAACATATTACATGATTGCAGGCGTAATCTCATGATTATAGATTACACATATTTCATGATTatagatataatcttaataGTGTTATTTTACATGTGCCAATATTTTCCAACAATTGACATGCATCAATGGCTTCAAAAATTGTTCATAACCACAATGCTAGTGGGAGCCATATTTGGTGCTTTGTTGGATATTTAGTTGAATGATATACTTGTATGGAAAATGTCAATaatttgttctaattttttttttctatactgTGGGTGTCCTCACTATTGTTGTTGCTCAAGATCCTAGATATATTGTCATTGGATGAATTATACAAATTAGAATGGGCATGGAAATCTCAATAATGACTTCCACAATAAGTATTGCAAGGTTTTTCTCCACAATGATTGAGGTGAGTTAATTATAgtgcatttagttttgattcCTATTGGGCAATTGATCTCCTACATTAAAACCATAACCTTAATATGTTaacattctttttaaaatttagtacAGATGGATGTTTGGGTTCAGCATAATCTCATCTATAGCTCAATTCAATTTACCAAAGTATCTCAAATAATCTTATTTTGGAAATACATGAACACAGGGACAAATGtaccataattatttttattttaaagtctACCCTAATAAATctatatcaattattttaaaattaatgaattttcctttctttcaagCAGTATGATTGGGGAGGTGGATGGGTTgctatgcaaaaaaaaaaaaaaaaaaaaaaaatctatgatcATGTGTTTAGATTGAAATGAAGTAACAAAAGAAATTGAGAATAAGATATATGCTTGCATTTTAGATCTAAACTTACCTGCATGATGCATAAGAAAGTTTAATATAAGatatatgtaaggttgaatttaatcaaccatcttattggctttattctgtgccaaatttgcttgtatatcagcatttagtaaccctgtatttaggtgggtttgttgtaagggtagtgagtgagatagagtgttgattgctcaagagtgtgcaagaaaacagagactcgcggcttgatctcgcgggtgactcgtggctgcaagccgccagatgcagcacatgtgccaagcatgccagaaggtgaacagtcatgctagctggagcattacaggacaaaacaggacaactggccatacggttatctcgcgactgggtctcgcgactcagtcaagtcgcgaggccaagccgcgagccatccctattttgaaaaacctaacgtttcacattctcct
This genomic stretch from Quercus lobata isolate SW786 chromosome 3, ValleyOak3.0 Primary Assembly, whole genome shotgun sequence harbors:
- the LOC115982090 gene encoding stemmadenine O-acetyltransferase-like, which gives rise to MATLSIEVISKEIIKPSSPTPDHLTHYKLSFNDQLSPPVYNPMVLFFAPDHSDIEFNIDDISNRLKNSLSEVLTKYYPLAGRFKENRFIHCNDGGIPYVKTQVKCKLSDVINNPIPGELNKLVPFELDALTDITFGVQLNVFECGAIGIGACMSHKIADALSFFVFLKIWAATTFGDDDIESPQFEAATLFPPKDLSGYASGFGIIKENIITKRYVFDASMIETLRAKYADNEGLENQKQPSRVEALSTFIWTRFVAATKDESGPEKLYTVNHAVNLRPRTDPPQPQSSFGNLFSIAITIPILKNGDKGHGLVHQVREGISKIDKDYVKKLGEGSQHLSFMRDRASRFTKGEMVTFSFTSLCRFPLYETDFGWGKPIWVGSPALTFKNLVFFIDTPSGDGIEAYVSLKKEEMAKFESDEEFLTFVSLPGIHLKN